The DNA region CTCGATGCTCTCTTAAATCCTCAGTGGCTTCATCTTGGATGATTGAAGCAATATAAAGAGGTGGAGATGTTGAATCAACTGGATGAAGATGCGGTTGTGGAGAGGTTTGTCCCGGGTGGCTCAGTTCTTTGGTTCTAAGGTTCAGGGGTTAGTTGTGTGTGGGTGTGATGCTAATTTGCGTGGTTCTGGCTCTTCATCTCTTCATCGTGAATAGAGGTTCAGATGATTTGGGTGCTTTATGTCCTTCACGTCGCTTGCTCACTTGTCTGAGTGTTATTCTCCGTAAGTTATCCGGCTGATTTAGGCTCTTGACTAATTATCTTTGCCTTTGTTCTTTAATGTATGTGGGTGTATAGAGGTAAAATCTTGCTTTAGTTTTCAGTTATCTTTCAGTTTGTTTGTAGTTGCCTTTGTTTGGCTTAAGTCACCCTTGTATGGGTTCTAGTTCCGGAGATTTCACTTTGTTTCGGTTATGTATTCCATCCAAGATCTAATATAAATCagttgacggaaaaaaaaaagaagttgtaAGCTACACTCTAGTTTTTTAGGCCTACTAGCTTAATTCAAGTAAGTTATATGAAAAATCACATCTCCCACATAAAAGCGCAGATCTATAGTATTAAACTTATGAAAAATGAAAACCcgataaatatttatatgggtTTACGATGAACTACACTAGAAATCATCGATGAATTTGACTATCAAACatgttacaaaatttgttaacgagttaaaacaaattttgtaataTGATACACATTTTGTTAATATTGAATACTACTATTTAATATGTTAGTAATTTTGTTATCaagttatattttgttataacacattaaaacaaatcaataaCTTAATAATACACTATATAATTCAGAATTAATCATCAATCTAACACACTATCTAACGGTTAACATACAAAGTTAAcatccaaataaaataaattagcattataaaaagttataaaaactTAGCATGTTAACaataacattattatatatatattttatttatttatatatatggcTCAACGTGATAACATAAATATTAGTATATGTTTTATAGCAGAACACGAACAATGattaaaaccaaatcaaaattatttagaaGCTGAGGTGTTTGCATAAACCGGTAAAAGGGaattcaaaatgaaataaaccGAAAAACCCcatgtttacatatttttaatcgATATGAAATCAAAATTAAGGGGAAAAAAACTGATCATGAATTAagaaaattcagaaaaaaaatcacaagaacGGTTATTCAAAATAAGGAAAATTACCTtttcaataaaacaaaactagagaagaagagagaacatATTGGTAAGACCACTTGCCAGTGggtaggggtgtcaaaatgagctaTAACTCATGAGTTAACTCAGCTCAGCTCATTTTTTCATGAGTATGATCTCTATATTTTATggtcatttaataaatgagttaaaaaaaaatcatgagtTATATGCAGAGCCGGTCCTAGATTTTTTAGGGCTggaagcaaacaaaaaaaatgtggctacttatcaaaacaaaaagaaaaggaaaacatgtACTATCTTAGGTTTGAACCCGGATTGCTGAAACAAATACTTTAAAACCGCATTAAACACGACTAGACCAAGCAAATATTTGAGGCCGGAAAATATAGGTAAATATGTCGGCCGGAAGCATAGGCTTTATTGGCTAGGCCCAAGGGCCGCCTCTGGTTATATGAACGATCTTTAATGAACATGAGATAACTCATGagcttatttatttttatacttgtagttatatatatatatatttggataaagtttatttttgttatggaaaaagataatttatatatttatcatatttatcttttaaaactaaaatgtaaaatatacacttgttatttattttgttactattttaacatgaaatatttataaatgttttattttagttttataatttgtacAGATAAAGACATCGAAGATGAAGACTCTCAAGAAGAATAGGGATTTGGACCATTGATTTTGGCGTTTAgctttaatttaaattattttaagagttcaatttttttttatttttgtcatggGTTGGTTTTTGtttagtatttaatatttatgttttggatttttaatatttaaattttgaataatattatagaagttattttatcactatttaattttattttattattattattttgtgttagaTCACAAGTTATCTCATTTAACTCATGATTTAGATGATCTGAGTTCGAGCTTACATATCAAAGCTTATATAATAAATGAGCTGAGTTGAGCTAACTCATAAAAGAACCGAGCTCACTATAAGTTGAGCGGAGATGAGCGAACTAGCTCATTTTGACACCTCTACCAGTGAGATCACGTCTCAAAGAAGCTCTTACAGACCTATCATAGATGGAAATTGGGATATGGACAAAATTGTCATGGAAAATAATATCTATAAGTAAATGGTACTCTCCTAATAATAGTGGCGCTGGAGGCACATACTCCAATTTTCTCTTTTgaatttatatgtatttgtaaGTTTTATAAACTAGATTAATTAACTAACACAACTTAAAATCGTTTGTCATGCATTCaattttagataaaaacaaGTTAATATTATTTGGCTAGTTTGGATTTGGACTTAGacttaaataattttacatGCTAATCctgtaataaataattaagttatCCTTATATCAAAGGTTAACTATATTGCAAGAGTGCAGCTATGCAGATACACTGCAATCATCTTCACGTTTGATAGTTTGTTTTGTCAAAATATTAGCCAAGATATTATGTATCTTTTCTTTTACGTGGgttttatatcagttttaatgttgattgattttttcctttctattttctcaacaaattatttttcttttcttttcttttcctagATTTAAGTATACCTACAAATCAGTGCGATAAAAATGCATTTGAATATTCTGTCaccttataatttaaattatattattagtatatttttgcttaaattatatttttaataataattaattgggTAAATCCAATTGTTTTTAGAATTTTGttgacaatatatatatatatatatatatattttcaaacataCTAAAAATAGAggatatattttaaagtatatgtTCCCCTGGCTCAAAAATATTCCAGATCCGACAATGTAACATGGATAGAGTACGACTCACACCAAACTATAGTGTTGCCTTACAATAGTGTCACCTTGACGCCTTTGTATAAAAAGAGGAACAAAACATTCTAGTACATAGATTAGGTCACTTAAGTCGGgctttataagaaaattagtGAATGAATTAAACATGTATGTGGCGTATATAGTTATCTATTGTATGCGttacttttagttttaaaattttcaaaaaataaatacaacgGTTACTATGTTACTTTTAGTTATCTATTGTATGCGCTACAAATGTTTGAAACAAATAACAGACGGATATAACTGCCTATATTTTTCCCTTCCATTTGTTGAGGAGGAatgtttataagtttttttgCTTTGGTAAATATTCTAAGTTTCAGTTACCTTATTATGCTATTCATTCATCATAATTCACTATAGCTTTTACTTTGTACTGCCTCTGTTCTGTAACCCAGAACGCTTTTTCATGGTTGTACATGGAGGAAACCACCACCAAACATTTCCATTACAATTTTcacaatatttaaattttagattggATACGCAGTAGAAGTATACAATCCTGATAATTGGttaaaatgtattttacaaAAAACTTTTGGTTTGGAAACAAATTGTTTATTACTCTGATCAGAAGAAAGTAAAAGAGTTACACAACCAAAAGCTCCATGGTCTCCCACAAAAGGGTCTTTTCCAAACACAACAGAGACTAATAGAAAGAGAGTATTTACAAGTGAAACAGGGAGTTTTCTAATGAACGGCCAAGCGATCAGAGTCTAAGGGAGACATCAATGAAAAGATTCGATGAAGTTTCTCAACAAAAATCTCCAactcttttgcttcttcttcccCAATCGCAAAGTTGGCTATGCATATGCTCAGCTCAAAAATCGCATCTCTACATTGCCTGCTCCAACAATTTCACCCATTCCATCAAAAACTAAACCAACAAGGGCAAATATAATTCTATATATTGTCTTAGAAGCTGCTGTTACCTGACGTAGTAGTACATCATGCCAAGTTCTCTTCGAACTATCCAGTTATTAGGCTCCAATATCAACAGCCTTTCTGCAGCCGCAATAGCCAACCTTCCCTCATCACCACAAAACCGAATGGTTAGACTATTATATAGGATCCATTAATCCCTTCATAAAACTGCATATAGGAGGAGAAGCTTCTTGAGTACCTAAGGTCTTGAGGCCGCAACAAAGGAAAATTAGAAATCCTGAAGTTGTTAAGTTCACTAAGTGGAGCAGTCAGCATTTGTCCAGGTGTTGGCTTCGAAGCACGTCTCCAATGAACCCTCTAAAATGAATCTGTATCAATCTTTTTGAAGTTAAAGAATATGTGCAGTTGAGTCTATAGGTGATAGGGGGACTTACAATCAGATTGGAGAGAGCAATGCTTATAATGTCTCTGTTTGTTGCAACAGCAAAGTCTAGAAGTGACTCTCCGGTTAACTCCGATGCCATTGATTTAGGATCATCAACGCACTCTCCATTGACAGTAGCGAACAAGCTCTTCCCTGAAGTTGTTGTTGTTACTTGAAAGAGTTCTTCTGGATTCTCAGTCTTGGGCCAAACCAAAAAGTCTTCCCCAACTCGAGCTCCCACAATAGGCACACCTAGGCGCTGACAAACTTCAATGTATATTACATTAAACAAGAACGCTGCACATGGGACATAGGATTAGAGACAGTTCAAAAATTGAGGCAAAAGACAAAAGCTAAAGGGGAATGTTATACCAGAGCTGCATCTAGAGTTAAGTACAGAGTGAAGGTAGAAATGGTTGGGGTCTTCATTCAAACATGTTGGTATCCGCTCGAAGCCTCTCATATCGAAGAGGACTGTGTTTACAGCTTCGAGGACTTGAAGAGAGTGGCAGCTGCTGTTGATGATGCCTCGTGAGACTAACTCTTCCTCTACTTGTTTGGAGATTGCATCTAGTTCCCTCAGCCATTCGGGTATACTCTTTCCATCTAACTGCAACAATAGCTGCTGCTCATCAGAATCTGTCTCGCTCGGATCAGATTGGTCTTGGAtgtttcctctctctctcgtgAAATACAGAGCATCTATCTCCCGGTTGAAAGCCAAGAAGGCTTCGTCTTCAGCAGCAATGTACAAGAGGACCTGTTTAGTCCATTTCCATAAATAGATGTACATGACAAAAATAGAAACTTCACCAAAATACCTTAAATGTTCTTATTGTACCTTAGCAATGGAAATATCAGAGTCTTTAGAATGAGTAGAGATCTCTCGAGCAAACATTTGGCGGAAAGGCTTAGTGACCTGTAAACCAAGAAACAGCAAAACATGAGCCAGagtcatttttttatatatttcaattcGTATCGTAGATTCAAGAAGGAAGGAATTCATTGTGTGGTACTTTGTTCTTGCAAAGTAAAACCTCTTTGTAAGATTTGGGTCTTGGTGAGTCAGCAGAGGCAGTTGTAATCGGGTACCTCATCTTCTTTTGAATCCCAGTCGTGAAAGAACAAGGAAGAGGACGTTGATCATACCTGATGATCGTAAAGAACATAAACAAACCCATGTAGCGGAGGATCTTCTTCTACCACAAAAGATACCTTCTTTCAATACATAATAAAAGTGAAAGAGATGAGTAGATCACCTGAGAGTAGTAGTAGTACGGTGAGCGAGTCCAGCAAACCTGGAGACTggtggtgaagaagaagaagccatagaCATAGCAGCTGATGCAAAGGAAGGTGAAGCACACAgcatttttttgtgtttgtttgtgatTATAAACAAGAACAATCGTCAACGATGATGACacaagaaaagagaagaagaagaagaagaagaaggtttggGTATGGCGTCTGGATAATCACTTCCAGCTATAGAATAATCGGAAAGTCTAGAAAGAGAAAAGCAATTGGAAGAGTAGAATCGATATTTACCAAGTTCCATAGCAAAGCAATGCAATGAGAAGAAAGCAAACAAGAATGGATGTTCTGTGATTCTTTAAACCAAGAAAGTCTCGAGGATTCTcgagaaaacagaggaagaagagaaaggaTGGAGCATTGTTGGAGAATTGATGTGTGGGTTTTAAGAGAAGGAATCTAGGGGGGGTTTTTATACTACTAGAAGAAGGAGGAAGCTGGATCACTGAGTATgtttctctctccttctttgaTAATGGCTGATTTGGTAAGAGAGAGAAATACTGTGTGATGATGACTCCGATGACAAGCCgagttacaaaataaaaaaaaaacatctacgtaattctattttcaaaatttcttaaagattacttttttttttgccaccaaaattttattttttatatataataaaaaaccGAAACCTAACAAATTACAAATTCCACACAGACTAGATATCACAAACAGTCACTGAATTGGCTTTAAAACCCAACTTGAAGAAACCTTAGAGACTAAGCGTGAAACCGACGATAGCCGCCTCGCAGATCAGTTTTTTGAAATAAACGGACACGTATTACCATCCTCGACATCAAGGGACACACGCGTTGCGAGGACCATCGCATCACCATTGCTTCTCGCCATACCGAGATCCAAACCTCAAAACACTGGACCACACCGGAGCTTCCGAACTCCTCCTCCCTTCACCGCGAACACTTTCAAACTCATGAATCTCTATTATCGGAGAGATTCAATCGCCATGGTGAGATCTCCTCCGCCGTCATTCACCGCAAATCGCCCAAGAGAAAGCTTCACACTCAACATCACCCTTTCCAACGGAGAGCTTCACTCGTCCTCTGATGAGAGCTCATCCatcaaaatcaaaccaaaactaCATCAACAAGAccaagaaagataaaaaaacctAAAGCACATCTAGGGAAACAAAAGCCGGCGGTGCAAGGCAAAGGACGCCTTCACCCCCGGAGACAAAGTCGGCAACGGTGGCGCATTAGGACCTCCCGGAATCTTAGCCGGCGACATAGAGCTGAAGAAGTCTTCGTTCCCCAGAATTTTTATCGACGACGGTAGAGCTATCGGAGCCTCCACCTCCCAGAGCAGTAAAACTTGAAGACAACACTTGACTGTCACCGCGAGCCGTCTGCAATTCTTTTCACCGCGAAACCAGAGAGAAGCGAGATGCCGCCGTTGAAAGCCCCCAAACGAACCGAGCAACTTCCCGAGACAAAACCCTAATCTAAATCCGCCAGTATATCGGAGATCGACGACATCACAGAGCACCCAAACCAACGACTACGCTGAAACAAGAAGAGGGATGACCACCGGCACCGGCACGCGCTCAGACGCGCAGCCAGACGCGCAGCCAGACACCGGTGCGACCTTAAATAAAGAACTTTCGATCTGGATTTCCGTAAAGTCCTTAACCCACAATTACacattcatatataatatatacatccccttattattaaaagagaagcaaaatagaaaaataacctttaattagtattttatttacatatatgcCATTTTGTATATGTGTCACCATGACAGCCCACCTCAACTATCATTTAAATTTACCCTTTTGTATCTAGAATAATTACAAAAGCATGCTATTGGACTTGACTTACTTTGATTAGTATTATTTAGGCAACATATATCTTCTGTGTGTCAGTAATTCTTGACGAGAATAAACGTAAATCATGTGATCAACGAAAATAATTAAGGCAAGTTAAACTCAGTCAGACTATTGTATGGAAACTAGAATAAATTCTGGTATTAGAGGTTTTACCTTTAATGTtgtatatacattatatatatatatatattagttgagAAACATCACAACATTGTTTTATAGCCATATGAGAATgaaatttagaatttttagaaaaataagtttatacgtcttaatttatattatatttttttattaaactaactatcaaattaataaatagtatacaaaaaatattctcgcatttttcttaaataaaactacggaattacctaatatgattaacgtataaaTGACAACTAACgattatgaataatatatatttgataacattttttttttgtattttaactctttttgtttgagtttttattatttaaagatattaaacaatcacattaaccatataataaaaaaatagattttttcgtatatgttatattttgatttttttttaaatgactataaattaatattagatATAATATCGAATTTAAAATTCTATATATGACTGTGGAAATTTaggtatatattttgaaataaattatgatgTCTTAAACCctttttacataattttttacaatgtcttatatatatatatatgtatatacttcATACGAAATAAAtgcattttatatgtaaatacatatatgtatgtagGGCTGAAAAAATCTTAATCCAAAAAATGGAACTGAACACAATCCCAAAATAATAAATCCGAACcttaattgattaaatattccaacaagttaaaattttagttatttagaaaaaccgaaaccgaaaatCGATCCGaactgaaatattttggataaccgagtatatttgaaatatatttatatacctaaatatattagttatttttagatTCAATGTAAATTAAagacatccaaaatatataagatacttttaagttgtcaaacatacttaaaaatatatattaatggtCAAAAATAAATGTGCAAAATAGCTAAATATAAGTAcaatcaaaagttcaaaacaccaaaaataattacaatatttattgattatctatccaactattcgaaccaaaccaaaccaatatatatactaagtttaggtattacgacatatattattcaagtttaaatgtaatattattttgtttatagattttgagaaatttaagcataaaatgaattttaaaaattttaaaataatttaaatgaggtATTCGAACGCGAATTGAACCTTCAAAGATCTGAACCAAACCTGAatcgaaatttataaatattgaatgTGGATGAAATTTCTGATCCCGAAAACTCGAAAACCGAatagatccgaatcaaacccgAATGGAACTTAAACAACCATTCCTATAcgtatttaacatatatttttataaaatatttcacatattatttttctaaaggACCCTAGTACAAGGACTCCAATAATGATGTCCTAATGACCTCAGGCTCGGGGCAATCATGTTGTGATTCACCGGTCCAAGCAATGTTTGAAAGGGATCCAAGAGGATGTCATCTAAAGTCCTAGTATTTTTAACATATACCTTTTATTATTTCCCATATATCTTTCTCgagaatatatttccttaacaAAATTTGGAGTGAGCATACTGCATGTTGAGTTTTATTACattgtttcataatttgtagAACTAGTAACTGATGGTTTGGATCCACCAACGCAAATGGTGCCGGCATCTCTCACGTTTTGTTAACATTGGTGGGGTTTACActatataaatgataaatttggTTAAAGGTGACAAAATTACTTCGTCGAAGcaaaaatttatattcaagATTTATAGTGGGGCGGGGTTTTGTGTTAAAAGAAAGTATGTGGggtttacaataaaaaaaaaatcatgagcCTTGGTGTTAGTTACCTTTAAATTTTCTGAGGCTGGTTAGCTAAATCAGCTTTTGTTATGTTAAACTTGTCCTCTCGTGATGCagttatttttgggttcaccTATTAAGATAAGTTCAccaatcaataatattttattatttcatattcagtatttttttaagaaagaatattttttcaaattatattatgttcaaaataataataaaaaataaaaaatagtagtaattaaaaaaaagaaaattttaatatattaacactgttagcaaaacactaaactctagaTCCTAAATtattgggtaaactctaaatcatTGGATAGATCTTAAATCTTAGTTGAAGCTACTgaacactaaattttaaaaacactaaaccattaATCATAATCTCTAAACCCTAGGATTTGTTGTTTATAGaagggtttagtgtttaagatttagtgtttaatacttagggtttagtattttacCGAAagcgttaaaaatatttaaaacaagatttttttttttagcaactactattttttattaatttttattcaaaGGTTAGGGGTTAGGATTAAGGATTTTGTGTAGATTTTGTGTTAGAgtttttgatttagggtttagggtttacccaaaagtttagggtttacccaaagagggtttatgatttaggattcAGTGTTTTGCTGACatcgttaaaaatatttaaaaacaaatttacaattaccactatttttatttatttt from Raphanus sativus cultivar WK10039 chromosome 8, ASM80110v3, whole genome shotgun sequence includes:
- the LOC108818682 gene encoding uncharacterized protein LOC108818682 isoform X4, coding for MELAAMSMASSSSPPVSRFAGLAHRTTTTLRYDQRPLPCSFTTGIQKKMRYPITTASADSPRPKSYKEVLLCKNKVTKPFRQMFAREISTHSKDSDISIAKVLLYIAAEDEAFLAFNREIDALYFTRERGNIQDQSDPSETDSDEQQLLLQLDGKSIPEWLRELDAISKQVEEELVSRGIINSSCHSLQVLEAVNTVLFDMRGFERIPTCLNEDPNHFYLHSVLNSRCSSAFLFNVIYIEVCQRLGVPIVGARVGEDFLVWPKTENPEELFQVTTTTSGKSLFATVNGECVDDPKSMASELTGESLLDFAVATNRDIISIALSNLIRVHWRRASKPTPGQMLTAPLSELNNFRISNFPLLRPQDLRLAIAAAERLLILEPNNWIVRRELGMMYYYVRQCRDAIFELSICIANFAIGEEEAKELEIFVEKLHRIFSLMSPLDSDRLAVH
- the LOC108818682 gene encoding uncharacterized protein LOC108818682 isoform X1, with amino-acid sequence MFFFYFVTRLVIGVIITQYFSLLPNQPLSKKERETYSVIQLPPSSSSIKTPPRFLLLKPTHQFSNNAPSFLFFLCFLENPRDFLGLKNHRTSILVCFLLIALLCYGTCCYVYGFFFFTTSLQVCWTRSPYYYYSQVTKPFRQMFAREISTHSKDSDISIAKVLLYIAAEDEAFLAFNREIDALYFTRERGNIQDQSDPSETDSDEQQLLLQLDGKSIPEWLRELDAISKQVEEELVSRGIINSSCHSLQVLEAVNTVLFDMRGFERIPTCLNEDPNHFYLHSVLNSRCSSAFLFNVIYIEVCQRLGVPIVGARVGEDFLVWPKTENPEELFQVTTTTSGKSLFATVNGECVDDPKSMASELTGESLLDFAVATNRDIISIALSNLIRVHWRRASKPTPGQMLTAPLSELNNFRISNFPLLRPQDLRLAIAAAERLLILEPNNWIVRRELGMMYYYVRQCRDAIFELSICIANFAIGEEEAKELEIFVEKLHRIFSLMSPLDSDRLAVH
- the LOC108818682 gene encoding uncharacterized protein LOC108818682 isoform X3, with amino-acid sequence MLCASPSFASAAMSMASSSSPPVSRFAGLAHRTTTTLRYDQRPLPCSFTTGIQKKMRYPITTASADSPRPKSYKEVTKPFRQMFAREISTHSKDSDISIAKVLLYIAAEDEAFLAFNREIDALYFTRERGNIQDQSDPSETDSDEQQLLLQLDGKSIPEWLRELDAISKQVEEELVSRGIINSSCHSLQVLEAVNTVLFDMRGFERIPTCLNEDPNHFYLHSVLNSRCSSAFLFNVIYIEVCQRLGVPIVGARVGEDFLVWPKTENPEELFQVTTTTSGKSLFATVNGECVDDPKSMASELTGESLLDFAVATNRDIISIALSNLIRVHWRRASKPTPGQMLTAPLSELNNFRISNFPLLRPQDLRLAIAAAERLLILEPNNWIVRRELGMMYYYVRQCRDAIFELSICIANFAIGEEEAKELEIFVEKLHRIFSLMSPLDSDRLAVH
- the LOC108818682 gene encoding uncharacterized protein LOC108818682 isoform X2; translation: MLCASPSFASAAMSMASSSSPPVSRFAGLAHRTTTTLRYDQRPLPCSFTTGIQKKMRYPITTASADSPRPKSYKEVLLCKNKVTKPFRQMFAREISTHSKDSDISIAKVLLYIAAEDEAFLAFNREIDALYFTRERGNIQDQSDPSETDSDEQQLLLQLDGKSIPEWLRELDAISKQVEEELVSRGIINSSCHSLQVLEAVNTVLFDMRGFERIPTCLNEDPNHFYLHSVLNSRCSSAFLFNVIYIEVCQRLGVPIVGARVGEDFLVWPKTENPEELFQVTTTTSGKSLFATVNGECVDDPKSMASELTGESLLDFAVATNRDIISIALSNLIRVHWRRASKPTPGQMLTAPLSELNNFRISNFPLLRPQDLRLAIAAAERLLILEPNNWIVRRELGMMYYYVRQCRDAIFELSICIANFAIGEEEAKELEIFVEKLHRIFSLMSPLDSDRLAVH